From the Athene noctua chromosome 22, bAthNoc1.hap1.1, whole genome shotgun sequence genome, one window contains:
- the TMEM278 gene encoding transmembrane protein 278, with protein MSSQDTEDFGAENLSEESQMIPSLPPYDMNDQLLPREPRSAWCCLAWTLVVGTMNSLVFFMNLLLMFVIFTVVLLPTIVVVYFGFQCHSRVLHSAARYCRSILDDNSSSALIILGFIIMSPLIVVAMAIYCSLARRLRLFMCFQPYSRAVYKGVKWRWYEEGGLCSCAKGWNTQVKAWV; from the exons atgtctaGCCAGGACACTGAGGACTTTGGAGCAGAAAACCTCTCAGAGGAGTCTCAGATGATTCCTAGCCTCCCACCATATGACATGAATGACCAGCTCCTTCCCAGGGAGCCACGGAGTGCCTGGTGCTGCTTGGCATGGACTCTGGTGGTAGGCACCATGAACTCCTTGGTCTTTTTCATGAATTTGCTCCTGATGTTTGTTATCTTCACTGTTGTGCTGCTTCCTACCATTGTGGTAGTTTATTTTGGCTTCCAGTGCCACTCCCGG GTGCTGCACTCAGCTGCCCGCTACTGCAGAAGCATCTTGGATGACAACAGCTCTTCTGCCCTCATTATCCTTGGCTTCATCATCATGTCCCCTCTCATTGTGGTGGCCATGGCTATCTACTGCAGCCTGGCAAGGCGTCTCCGCCTCTTCATGTGCTTCCAGCCATACAGCAGGGCTGTGTACAAGGGGGTGAAGTGGCGCTGGTACGAGGAGGGAGGCCTGTGCAGCTGTGCCAAGGGGTGGAACACTCAAGTCAAGGCCTGGGTGTGA